A genomic window from Thermodesulfovibrionia bacterium includes:
- the rpmG gene encoding 50S ribosomal protein L33: protein MQDIILLQCTSCKHKNYSTTKNKKNTKEKLNLKKYCKHCREHVIHKETKA from the coding sequence ATGCAGGATATAATACTTTTACAGTGTACAAGCTGCAAGCACAAGAATTACTCGACCACCAAGAACAAGAAGAATACAAAAGAGAAGCTTAATCTCAAGAAATACTGCAAGCATTGCAGGGAGCACGTAATTCACAAAGAGACAAAGGCATAG
- the nusG gene encoding transcription termination/antitermination protein NusG: MEWYVVHIYSGFEDKVKATIEDGARRRGLTEKIEQIMIPTEKVVELKAGKKKQLERKFYPGYILIKMELNNETWHLVSSTPRVTGFVGGEIPAPLEQAEVDVIIRQMEDGSGSRVKTQFNKGDDVRITDGAFANFNGFVDEIDDVHNKLKIMVSVFGRQTSVELDFLQVEKT; the protein is encoded by the coding sequence ATGGAATGGTATGTTGTGCATATTTACTCTGGTTTTGAGGATAAGGTCAAGGCTACTATTGAGGACGGCGCGCGCAGGCGGGGGCTGACTGAAAAGATCGAACAGATAATGATACCTACCGAAAAGGTGGTAGAGCTGAAGGCCGGGAAAAAGAAGCAGTTGGAAAGGAAGTTCTATCCGGGATATATCCTGATAAAGATGGAGCTTAATAACGAGACTTGGCATCTTGTCAGCAGCACACCGAGAGTCACAGGGTTTGTAGGCGGTGAGATACCTGCCCCGCTTGAGCAGGCAGAAGTGGACGTTATTATACGCCAGATGGAAGACGGTTCCGGTTCAAGGGTCAAGACCCAGTTCAACAAGGGTGATGATGTAAGAATAACTGACGGCGCCTTTGCCAATTTTAACGGTTTTGTTGATGAGATAGATGATGTTCACAATAAGCTGAAGATCATGGTCAGCGTATTCGGCAGACAGACATCTGTTGAGCTGGATTTCTTACAGGTTGAAAAGACATAA
- the secE gene encoding preprotein translocase subunit SecE, with translation MFEKIKLFFMEVKAELKKVVFPGREEVIGSTKVVLVLVFITAFFLGAIDLVLSKIIDFVIK, from the coding sequence ATGTTTGAAAAAATAAAATTATTTTTCATGGAAGTAAAGGCAGAATTAAAGAAGGTTGTCTTTCCGGGCAGGGAGGAAGTGATAGGTTCGACCAAGGTCGTGCTTGTCCTGGTATTTATTACAGCATTTTTCCTTGGAGCGATAGATCTGGTTCTTTCGAAAATCATAGATTTTGTTATTAAATAA
- the tuf gene encoding elongation factor Tu (EF-Tu; promotes GTP-dependent binding of aminoacyl-tRNA to the A-site of ribosomes during protein biosynthesis; when the tRNA anticodon matches the mRNA codon, GTP hydrolysis results; the inactive EF-Tu-GDP leaves the ribosome and release of GDP is promoted by elongation factor Ts; many prokaryotes have two copies of the gene encoding EF-Tu) translates to RPQFYFRTTDVTGIAQLPEGVEMVMPGDNVNIEVELISNIAMEEGLRFAVREGGRTVGAGVVAKIIE, encoded by the coding sequence CAGGCCCCAGTTCTACTTCAGGACGACCGATGTTACAGGAATAGCACAGCTTCCTGAGGGAGTAGAGATGGTAATGCCCGGAGACAACGTAAATATAGAAGTTGAGCTCATAAGCAATATAGCGATGGAAGAGGGATTGAGATTTGCAGTAAGAGAAGGCGGAAGGACAGTTGGAGCAGGTGTTGTCGCAAAGATAATTGAATAG